One genomic region from Metallosphaera tengchongensis encodes:
- a CDS encoding DNA double-strand break repair nuclease NurA, with the protein MSVISESGVSNTVVRLENENNYIFDKVAAVDGSLHEFYTEEGLSSYVNACVVFFDLKGNLIRYLGSKVREMIVNGKGEEAMRRIEYEEANSISDTSVIFMDRKLTMDVSLGLKVPDSVIAIVKDFDQLERRKLTNIPKAPWLILDEGEIRQGYVKLKEGGWVFRLETNVRWDKEKILALLYLLSREPIPEALGYNYPLYLVDKMAKFYRDRAKRALDFLSNKQLIRYRSFRSLVEGRRNSWSSNQ; encoded by the coding sequence ATGTCCGTGATCAGCGAAAGTGGAGTATCTAACACAGTAGTGAGATTAGAAAACGAGAATAATTACATTTTTGACAAAGTAGCTGCTGTTGATGGGAGCCTGCACGAGTTTTATACTGAGGAGGGCCTCAGCTCCTACGTTAACGCTTGCGTGGTTTTCTTTGATTTAAAGGGAAATCTAATTCGATACCTGGGCTCTAAGGTCAGGGAGATGATAGTTAACGGAAAGGGAGAGGAAGCCATGAGAAGAATCGAGTATGAGGAGGCAAACTCTATTTCTGATACTTCAGTAATATTTATGGATAGGAAACTAACCATGGACGTTTCGCTCGGGTTGAAAGTTCCAGACTCTGTAATTGCAATTGTGAAGGACTTCGATCAGCTTGAGAGAAGAAAACTAACCAACATTCCTAAAGCGCCTTGGCTTATTCTCGATGAAGGAGAAATTAGACAAGGCTATGTAAAATTAAAGGAAGGAGGATGGGTATTTAGGCTCGAGACAAACGTCCGTTGGGACAAGGAGAAAATTCTTGCGCTACTTTACCTGCTATCTAGAGAGCCTATACCAGAAGCTTTAGGCTACAACTACCCCCTGTATTTAGTTGATAAAATGGCTAAATTTTATAGGGATCGGGCTAAGAGAGCCTTAGATTTCCTGTCCAATAAGCAGTTGATTAGATATAGAAGCTTTAGAAGTTTAGTTGAAGGAAGGAGAAACTCATGGAGTTCGAACCAGTAA
- a CDS encoding ATP-binding protein has protein sequence MEFEPVTGRLREVRVITRPTADGRSSISFRNFVVEMPFTKELNLSIGSLLAVETMRPDTYLILEVADYVPVHYGMINMDGSIPKEIRDQVMEEVERSWQRKENPEMWIDVFTYPIGYLATPEGFRKGYVPPLPGSMVRILNKESFKNFVCAKDGVDIGTVIGQGVPLTINLNKALIYHIGIFAFTGSGKSNLTAALIRRILRYTNAKVVIFDVSMEYSVLLLDQLLTRNSKILTTDKYPPDLSLSTRKFMRTHVIPEDLEEIRKDLTKSFEELLREGKVQTLYVPPQGVINMTYGDLLKLVKDQIEDKYTAFSQKPLFSLMLKKLDAFMRENKVSKEALLDADVIPIIEEIESEGKTAGLKDNAVIFSFLSTLRSYVNSETVETEEYDVEKLAIDILDREESSPRLFILEMSNLEEARELVAYLIDEVMNRRKRSFSNTPILFVLDEAQEFIPFDTRQKDKSELSSNAVEKLLRHGRKYHLHGLISTQRLAYLNTNALQQLHTYFISVLPRPYDRQLISETFGINDTLLDRTLDLEVGQWLLVSFKASLPHDVPVFFNAPNNLTELRNELEKSGSTNPPHDTK, from the coding sequence ATGGAGTTCGAACCAGTAACCGGAAGACTAAGGGAAGTCAGGGTCATCACCAGACCTACCGCAGATGGCAGAAGCTCCATCTCCTTCAGGAATTTCGTTGTAGAGATGCCTTTCACAAAGGAGTTGAACCTTAGCATCGGGTCTCTTCTAGCTGTGGAGACCATGAGACCAGATACTTACCTTATCCTAGAGGTAGCTGACTACGTGCCTGTTCACTACGGCATGATTAACATGGACGGCTCAATACCCAAGGAAATCAGGGACCAAGTCATGGAAGAGGTCGAGAGGAGTTGGCAGAGGAAAGAAAATCCAGAGATGTGGATAGACGTTTTCACGTACCCAATAGGATACCTAGCCACCCCAGAAGGGTTCAGGAAAGGATACGTTCCTCCACTTCCAGGCTCAATGGTTAGGATCTTGAACAAAGAATCTTTTAAAAACTTCGTCTGCGCAAAGGATGGAGTTGATATAGGGACCGTAATAGGACAAGGCGTTCCACTCACAATAAACCTAAATAAAGCCCTCATATACCACATTGGGATTTTCGCCTTTACCGGGTCTGGTAAGTCCAACTTGACAGCTGCACTCATAAGGAGAATATTACGCTACACTAACGCGAAAGTTGTAATCTTCGATGTATCGATGGAGTACTCAGTGTTACTCCTAGACCAACTATTGACCCGAAATTCCAAGATACTTACCACTGACAAGTATCCTCCAGACCTATCCCTCTCAACAAGGAAGTTCATGAGAACTCATGTAATTCCTGAAGACCTAGAAGAGATCAGAAAAGACTTAACTAAGTCCTTCGAAGAGCTTCTCCGCGAGGGAAAAGTTCAGACTTTGTACGTACCTCCTCAGGGAGTGATAAATATGACCTATGGTGACCTTCTGAAACTTGTAAAGGATCAGATTGAGGATAAATACACCGCGTTCTCGCAAAAGCCACTATTTAGCCTGATGCTGAAAAAGCTTGACGCGTTTATGAGGGAAAACAAAGTAAGCAAGGAAGCCCTTCTTGACGCCGATGTTATTCCCATTATAGAGGAGATCGAAAGTGAAGGAAAAACTGCAGGTTTGAAAGACAACGCTGTCATATTTTCGTTTCTCTCGACCTTAAGGTCTTACGTTAACTCTGAAACTGTCGAGACTGAGGAATATGATGTGGAGAAATTGGCAATAGATATCCTTGATAGAGAGGAGAGTTCTCCTAGGCTATTCATCCTTGAAATGTCAAATCTAGAAGAGGCCAGAGAACTAGTTGCCTACCTAATAGATGAGGTAATGAATAGGAGAAAAAGGTCTTTCAGTAACACTCCCATACTGTTCGTCCTAGATGAGGCTCAGGAGTTCATACCCTTTGACACTAGACAAAAGGATAAGAGCGAGCTCTCAAGCAACGCAGTAGAGAAGCTGTTACGCCACGGGAGAAAATATCACCTTCACGGACTAATCAGCACGCAGAGGTTAGCCTACTTGAACACCAATGCCCTTCAACAACTTCATACATACTTTATAAGTGTGCTACCGAGACCATACGATAGACAGTTGATCTCAGAGACCTTCGGAATCAACGATACCTTACTGGACAGAACGCTAGATCTAGAAGTGGGACAATGGTTGCTCGTAAGTTTCAAGGCATCATTACCTCACGATGTTCCAGTATTCTTTAATGCCCCGAATAACTTAACTGAATTAAGGAACGAACTTGAGAAAAGTGGATCAACTAATCCTCCCCATGATACAAAATGA
- a CDS encoding protein-L-isoaspartate O-methyltransferase family protein, which yields MDQLILPMIQNEELKRAYMSVNREDFLPEKNARFAYDPEWIDKPIPLNDRVNMTALSLGIKMLDYLNLKRGERVLEVGTGSGYYTAIIAEVVGSENVTTVEVDPWVSNFASVRLSKYNIKVETTDGTIGFPKKAPYQRAIIWAAMPTMPCLVYEQLEREGILIVPIGTQKVQNLYRITKGDQARMERLETVIFMRAQGLCGFYD from the coding sequence GTGGATCAACTAATCCTCCCCATGATACAAAATGAGGAACTAAAGCGCGCCTACATGAGCGTTAATAGGGAAGATTTCCTGCCGGAAAAAAACGCTAGGTTTGCCTACGACCCTGAGTGGATCGACAAGCCCATACCGCTCAACGATAGAGTAAACATGACGGCGCTATCTTTAGGAATCAAGATGTTGGACTATCTAAACCTGAAAAGGGGGGAAAGGGTTCTTGAAGTGGGCACTGGGAGCGGATACTACACAGCAATTATTGCGGAGGTGGTTGGTAGCGAAAATGTTACAACCGTAGAGGTAGACCCTTGGGTTTCAAATTTCGCCTCGGTGAGGCTCAGTAAATACAATATAAAAGTCGAAACTACTGATGGCACAATTGGTTTTCCGAAAAAGGCGCCTTACCAAAGGGCCATAATCTGGGCAGCCATGCCCACTATGCCATGCCTAGTTTACGAACAGTTGGAAAGGGAAGGTATTCTAATAGTCCCTATAGGAACCCAAAAGGTCCAAAACCTCTACAGGATAACTAAGGGAGACCAGGCTAGAATGGAGAGATTGGAGACCGTAATTTTTATGCGGGCACAAGGTCTATGCGGGTTCTACGACTGA
- a CDS encoding helix-turn-helix domain-containing protein, protein MILRVTFITKTNPSIELKLSNNTLTILDIKAEGEVQRLLVEFKGDENLIQQLHGNFTKVSKLKYLGTLKVSGVVENILSKYLIVNGVVSESSTLWTVILNGYQELKKLLKELHEALVDVKVIKVTKYKSEDILTARQEQILRIALEAGYYEFPRRITIRALAEKLELSVSSLSEIIRRAEKNVIVNYFNEKGL, encoded by the coding sequence GTGATACTTAGGGTAACCTTCATCACAAAGACTAACCCTTCCATAGAGCTTAAACTAAGCAATAACACGCTGACTATTCTAGACATAAAGGCAGAGGGAGAAGTTCAACGACTGCTTGTGGAATTTAAAGGTGACGAAAACTTAATTCAACAATTACATGGAAATTTTACAAAGGTCTCAAAGCTAAAGTATCTTGGGACGCTCAAGGTTAGTGGGGTCGTGGAGAACATACTTTCAAAATATCTTATAGTTAACGGCGTCGTTAGCGAGAGCTCAACATTGTGGACAGTCATATTGAACGGGTATCAAGAATTAAAGAAACTTCTCAAGGAGCTCCACGAAGCTTTAGTGGACGTAAAGGTGATCAAGGTGACAAAATACAAATCTGAGGACATTCTAACGGCTAGGCAAGAACAAATCTTAAGGATTGCCCTGGAAGCTGGATACTATGAATTCCCAAGGAGGATAACCATAAGGGCCCTCGCTGAAAAGCTAGAACTCAGCGTTTCGTCTCTCTCAGAGATAATAAGAAGGGCTGAAAAGAACGTTATTGTTAACTACTTCAACGAAAAGGGGTTATAA
- a CDS encoding aminotransferase class I/II-fold pyridoxal phosphate-dependent enzyme, translating to MMHGGLSWGNGKPSPIKDFSVNLNPVGVPKFLEEILEESMRRKVYLYYPDDYLTLKRNIAEIYDVDYDLVGVFNGASEAISRLDRALSVPEPNYQEYPRGSIYLASEGSEEFYFPLQGSSVIASHPNNPTGSPLRKEEVVNFLEAGKELIVDQSFADISPVDSFIPLVRDFPSLLVVSSFTKSFSIPGLRIGFTIGKKSKLLERASPPWRVNSIAYYIFANVDPKEVRRFFNYSKEKTKENLDKISRYGTRLKFYRSYAPFVLAEATIPTANLNRELLRRGYYVRDCSNFVGLRSNHFRFSLSNNFIELLKQIEEILVG from the coding sequence ATAATGCACGGAGGACTGAGCTGGGGGAACGGAAAACCGTCCCCAATCAAGGACTTCAGCGTCAACTTAAACCCTGTAGGGGTTCCCAAGTTCTTGGAGGAGATATTAGAAGAATCCATGAGAAGGAAAGTATATCTCTATTATCCAGACGACTATCTCACTCTTAAGAGAAATATTGCAGAGATTTATGACGTAGATTACGACCTCGTAGGCGTGTTCAATGGAGCTAGCGAGGCCATCTCTAGATTAGATAGAGCGCTCTCAGTCCCAGAGCCAAATTATCAGGAGTACCCGAGGGGATCAATTTACTTAGCCTCAGAGGGATCGGAGGAGTTTTACTTTCCATTACAAGGAAGTTCAGTGATAGCGAGCCATCCGAACAATCCCACCGGTTCTCCTTTACGTAAGGAGGAAGTGGTCAATTTCCTTGAGGCCGGTAAGGAACTAATAGTAGATCAGTCATTTGCTGACATAAGCCCCGTAGATTCCTTCATCCCATTAGTCAGGGACTTCCCCAGTTTATTAGTAGTGTCTTCATTTACGAAGAGTTTCTCCATCCCTGGCTTAAGGATAGGGTTTACGATTGGTAAGAAGAGCAAGCTCCTTGAAAGGGCGTCCCCACCTTGGAGAGTCAATAGTATTGCGTACTACATTTTTGCCAACGTAGATCCAAAGGAGGTTAGGAGGTTCTTCAATTACAGCAAGGAGAAGACCAAGGAAAACCTGGATAAAATCAGTAGATATGGAACTAGATTGAAATTTTATCGATCCTATGCTCCATTTGTTCTTGCCGAAGCAACAATACCTACAGCGAATCTAAACAGGGAACTCCTACGAAGGGGGTATTATGTAAGGGACTGCTCTAATTTTGTAGGTTTAAGATCAAATCACTTCAGATTTTCGCTCTCTAACAATTTCATTGAGCTTCTAAAACAAATTGAGGAAATACTTGTGGGTTGA
- the alaXM gene encoding alanyl-tRNA editing protein AlaXM, which yields MTDEIYAKDAYVKTFKGKVTSLEGNGIILDKTAFHPRGGGLESDTGEIISEGNHYRVLEVKRVDGKIIHVLDRIEGLAINAEVEGVIDWERRYRMMRLHTASHIIASIAYTKYNALITGGNITPEYAKDDFDLENKDLLPKIVEEANQIANKSIPVKVYFLSRSEAMKIPGVVKLAEKMPPDVQVWRIVEIEGVDLQADGGPHVANTKEIGTIEIIKVENRGKGKKRLYYTVKP from the coding sequence ATGACCGATGAGATTTACGCTAAGGACGCCTATGTTAAGACCTTTAAGGGGAAGGTAACTTCGCTGGAAGGTAACGGTATAATTTTGGACAAGACGGCTTTTCATCCTAGGGGTGGAGGTCTCGAATCTGACACAGGCGAAATTATTTCTGAAGGGAATCATTATAGGGTTCTAGAAGTCAAGAGAGTTGACGGTAAAATTATCCACGTTCTGGACAGGATTGAAGGGTTAGCTATAAACGCTGAGGTAGAGGGGGTTATTGACTGGGAAAGAAGGTACAGGATGATGAGACTACACACGGCATCGCATATTATAGCCTCTATTGCCTATACAAAATACAACGCTTTGATCACAGGCGGAAACATAACTCCAGAGTATGCTAAGGACGATTTTGACCTGGAGAACAAGGATCTACTTCCAAAAATAGTTGAGGAGGCTAACCAGATAGCCAATAAGTCCATTCCAGTGAAGGTTTACTTCTTATCCAGGAGCGAGGCTATGAAAATTCCAGGAGTGGTAAAGCTAGCTGAGAAGATGCCACCCGATGTACAGGTCTGGAGGATAGTGGAGATAGAGGGAGTGGACTTACAAGCAGACGGAGGTCCTCACGTCGCAAACACAAAGGAAATTGGGACAATTGAAATAATTAAGGTAGAGAATAGGGGTAAAGGAAAGAAAAGGCTCTACTATACAGTAAAACCATGA
- a CDS encoding MFS transporter yields the protein MRRVIALGLIGTTIEWYDYYLFIYAALLAFPSIFFPSKEYLISLLASVSSYAIAFFARPLGAAIFGHLGDRIGRRHALSFDLILVGLAMIFVGVLPGYSVLGIIAPLLVFAIRFVQGLGVGGEWGGVSTWVSEHLSKRRATFTSVIQIASPLGFIGAATVLLIFPSNFSSIGWRVGFIAGGIAALLGALLRYLATESLPFNEIKTKGEIAKIPSVEVFKNFWKEILLLTLAVGGVFIGVYIPATVMPSLYLTQVQKETHIPSLITLLGAAVPLRSLLIYVYSIGGIVSMPLFAMIADRVGRKKSLILGNLLIAITSVPYVYMFLSGNLNEMLLAQFLIGQFLIGFSAYAPYASMAAFYPEIFPVKFRYSGSSYGLQLAAALEGGLMPILLIALLGNPSEYLIKSWEVATFLGAWGLISLVSTIPLKETKNLDLVRDVNV from the coding sequence ATGAGGCGCGTAATTGCCCTAGGACTAATAGGTACTACCATAGAGTGGTATGATTATTATTTGTTTATTTATGCAGCACTCTTGGCATTCCCGTCGATTTTCTTTCCTTCGAAAGAGTACTTAATATCGTTACTGGCTTCGGTTTCGTCGTATGCTATAGCGTTCTTTGCAAGACCTTTAGGAGCTGCAATTTTCGGTCACCTAGGTGACAGAATAGGAAGAAGGCACGCTCTCAGCTTCGACTTAATTTTAGTAGGCCTAGCAATGATCTTTGTTGGGGTTCTCCCCGGTTACTCCGTATTGGGGATTATTGCCCCTTTACTGGTATTTGCGATTAGATTCGTACAGGGGCTTGGAGTCGGCGGGGAATGGGGAGGAGTTTCCACGTGGGTAAGCGAGCACTTGAGTAAAAGGAGAGCCACGTTTACAAGCGTCATCCAAATAGCGTCTCCTTTGGGATTTATTGGAGCGGCAACTGTTCTTCTTATTTTTCCGTCTAACTTTTCTTCCATAGGGTGGAGAGTAGGCTTCATTGCCGGAGGTATTGCGGCTCTTCTAGGTGCGCTCCTTAGGTACCTAGCAACTGAGAGCCTACCTTTCAACGAAATTAAGACCAAGGGAGAAATAGCAAAGATTCCGTCCGTAGAGGTGTTCAAGAACTTTTGGAAGGAGATACTGCTCTTAACACTAGCTGTGGGGGGAGTGTTCATAGGTGTCTACATACCTGCTACTGTTATGCCGAGCCTTTACCTTACCCAGGTACAGAAAGAGACTCATATACCATCGTTAATAACCCTTTTAGGGGCTGCTGTACCACTGAGGTCTTTACTGATCTACGTTTATTCTATTGGAGGGATAGTATCAATGCCACTATTTGCAATGATAGCTGACAGAGTTGGAAGGAAGAAGTCCCTGATCTTAGGTAACTTGCTAATTGCCATTACGTCAGTACCCTACGTGTACATGTTCCTCTCAGGCAACTTGAATGAGATGTTACTAGCTCAATTTCTTATAGGTCAATTTCTTATAGGCTTTTCAGCCTATGCCCCATACGCCTCCATGGCCGCGTTTTACCCTGAGATTTTCCCTGTAAAATTTAGATATTCCGGATCCAGCTACGGCCTACAGTTAGCTGCAGCCCTGGAGGGTGGTCTAATGCCAATTTTATTAATAGCCCTCCTTGGAAACCCATCGGAATACTTGATTAAATCTTGGGAAGTTGCAACTTTCCTAGGAGCCTGGGGTCTAATTTCCCTAGTCTCAACTATACCTCTGAAAGAGACCAAGAATCTAGATCTAGTAAGGGACGTAAATGTATAA
- a CDS encoding SPASM domain-containing protein, with translation MLKLIIRPHLDYVEEIVRKALDLGFEFVEIHQLLKVDHAYFNHELINISDEKDIDRVLRIKQRLSDIYKGEILFDFNHEIAKGLRPFPNTWGHSLIVEPNGDVFVEEEASFFLELSLGNIKKATLREIWENSDLLRKIREFKYPAKRSTCELTTLYRGGSRFITYLLTRDLFEVIPGCPRLNKVDQKR, from the coding sequence TTGCTGAAATTAATAATAAGACCACATTTAGACTATGTAGAGGAAATCGTTAGAAAGGCATTAGACCTAGGGTTCGAGTTTGTGGAGATTCATCAATTACTTAAAGTGGATCACGCATATTTTAATCATGAACTTATAAATATTTCAGATGAAAAAGACATAGACAGGGTGTTAAGAATAAAACAAAGATTAAGTGATATATACAAAGGAGAGATTTTATTTGACTTTAATCATGAAATTGCGAAAGGACTTAGACCTTTTCCTAATACTTGGGGGCATAGTTTAATAGTAGAGCCAAATGGGGACGTATTTGTGGAAGAGGAGGCTTCTTTCTTTCTAGAGCTAAGTCTAGGTAATATAAAGAAAGCAACACTAAGAGAAATTTGGGAGAATAGTGATTTATTAAGAAAGATTAGGGAGTTTAAATATCCTGCAAAGCGCTCCACTTGTGAGCTAACAACATTATATAGGGGAGGGTCAAGGTTTATTACGTATCTGTTAACTAGAGATTTGTTTGAAGTTATACCTGGATGCCCTAGGTTGAACAAGGTTGATCAAAAAAGATAA
- a CDS encoding MFS transporter → MIKKDNFFYLSISTSLSTFGNSLWIFYLPLIFLKIGVDVTLQGIIYSIATILGIILSPVSGILVDKYSARLVLFSFTTLASLLNLILYFGITYNLRDFLLACVILYLGLIPPFISVASKVILAESKRPAQAYGLFLSIASTPSIIGPFLGSFLISNGLSLLISSFINVVSAALRLKVSEVKGNSIDQRGIISALMQLKQKRLMILSISLGLFSLIASPDSYILIIYSVDHLGFGKTTLGIFYSVQTLLYTVVPPLIGRIASRKILVLAYILEGISFYLLTVTGSTDVGFMTMTLLVFSAIAWEVSFFGEVAKIGGRGVKFGILSGISSSSTAITLAFSGYLYQISSTLLFYSYVLLILFSLLAYIIALYKGS, encoded by the coding sequence TTGATCAAAAAAGATAATTTCTTCTACTTATCAATATCCACTTCATTATCAACCTTTGGTAATTCTCTATGGATTTTCTATCTACCATTAATCTTCCTGAAAATTGGTGTAGACGTGACACTGCAAGGAATCATATACTCAATCGCAACGATACTGGGGATTATCTTGTCTCCAGTCTCAGGAATATTGGTGGACAAGTACTCCGCCAGGCTAGTTCTCTTTTCCTTCACCACCTTAGCTTCCTTGTTAAACCTTATTTTGTACTTCGGAATAACTTACAATTTAAGGGATTTTTTACTAGCTTGTGTAATCCTATATTTGGGTTTAATCCCTCCTTTCATTTCGGTAGCATCTAAAGTAATACTGGCTGAGTCCAAGAGACCAGCCCAGGCATATGGGTTATTCTTATCTATAGCCTCAACGCCAAGCATTATAGGACCATTCCTAGGCTCTTTTCTGATCAGTAATGGCTTGTCCCTTCTTATCTCCTCTTTTATTAATGTCGTTAGTGCGGCATTGAGGTTAAAGGTCTCTGAAGTGAAAGGAAATAGTATTGACCAACGCGGAATAATCTCGGCACTCATGCAGCTTAAACAAAAAAGATTAATGATTTTATCCATCTCCTTGGGTCTGTTTTCCCTTATAGCCTCACCTGACAGTTACATACTGATAATCTACAGCGTTGACCACTTAGGCTTTGGTAAAACGACATTAGGCATATTCTATTCAGTCCAAACCTTATTATATACAGTCGTACCTCCATTGATAGGGAGGATCGCTTCACGGAAAATCTTGGTATTAGCGTATATTCTCGAGGGGATTTCTTTTTACTTACTCACAGTGACGGGGTCAACAGATGTTGGCTTTATGACTATGACCCTCTTGGTGTTTTCAGCAATAGCTTGGGAGGTGTCGTTTTTTGGGGAAGTGGCTAAAATTGGAGGAAGGGGAGTAAAGTTTGGGATTTTGTCTGGCATATCAAGTTCATCTACAGCTATTACCTTGGCATTTTCAGGTTACTTATACCAGATTAGTTCGACCTTGTTATTCTACTCGTACGTATTGTTGATCCTCTTCTCGTTGCTAGCGTACATAATTGCGTTATACAAAG